The nucleotide window AATATATCTTTTATATCCATTTTAACCCTCCGGTTAATAATTTAAGGCTGTCTTCATATTCCCTATTATATTAACAGATTTTAGGGTATTCCCTATAATAAAAGGACAAAAGATTGCTGTAGCTTGACTACCCTACTCAAAATTCCAAAAATAAGAGCATTAGCAAAGGCTAATGCTCTACAAGCTCAATGTTATATTCCTCAAACCACATATCTATTTGAACCAAAAAGGCGAGCAGTTGTGGCCCTGCCATTAATTGCCCAAACCAAGGAACCTTGAAAGATGAGCCACTTGATTGAATTAGCTCCTGTAATTTTTGTGCATCAAACAACTCATGCAAAATAGAGTTTTGATTTTCTAGTCGTTGTTGCAATATTTTTTTGACGCCGTTTGTATATTTAGGATGGTAAGTTTTAGGGTACGGATTCTTTTTTCGATATAATACTTCTTGAGGTAAAATACCTTCAAAAGATTTTCTTAATATACCTTTTTCTAATCCACCAATTGTTTTCATTTCCCAAGGTATGTTCCACACATAGTCAACAAGGCGATGATCTGCAAAAGGTACTCGCACCTCTAAGCCTGCTGCCATCGTCATTCGATCTTTACGCTCTAATAAAGTTTGCATAAAGTATTGGCGATTCAAGTAAAAGAGCTGCTGCCTTTTATCCGTTACAGGTATTTTCTTAATTTCATCATCGTATGTTTGCTGCAAATAATCCTTTAATGGCAATTTTTTTTGCCAATGCTCTTGCAGCAGCTGTGCTCGCTCATCACTTGAACGAATCCAAGGGAAGTATGGCGTAGCATTGTAAAACCAAGGATACCCTCCAAACAACTCATCTGCACATTCCCCAGATAAGGCAACAGTGAAATCCTTTTTAATTTCTTGCCCAAACAATACAAGCGAGCTATCAATATCGACCATACTCGGATAATCCTTACCTTGCAATGCCTGCCTTAAATAAGCAACTAACTGCTCCTGTTTAACAATAACTTCATGATGCACCGTATTAAATTGCTGACTCATAATATTAATCCAATAGCCATCACGCGTCGTTTGAAAATCATTTTTCGCAAAAAACTGCTCATTATCCTCATAATCGATTGAGTACGTATGAAGTTGGTCCTTTAATGTTTGCGCTGCAACTGCCGTAATAATACTTGAATCGAGTCCACCGGATAAGAGCGTACAAAGGGGCACATCGCTCACTAATTGACGTTGAATTGCGTCTGTAGTTAGCTCTCGTACATGCTCAATTGTCTGCTCCAGCGTATCCGTATGCTCCTTGCTCGTTACATCCCAATAACACCAACTTGCAATACCATTTTGATTGAATCGCAATGCATGGGCAGGTGGTAATTCCATGATATTTTTAAATACTGTTGTACCAGGCTTCCTCGAAGGACCGATACTTAAAAATGCTGTTAATCCTTCATACGTTACAATTGGGCGAACTGCTTGATGTGCTAATAATGCTTTTATTTCAGAGCCAAATAATAAGCCTTCCATACTTTCTGTATAAAATAAAGGCTTTACCCCTAATCGGTCGCGGAATAAATAAATAGATTGCTCATTTGCATCCCACACCGCAAAGGCAAAAATGCCATTGAGATGCTCTACACAGTGCTCTTTCCATTCGATAAATGCGCATAGTAAAACTTCAGTATCTGATGTCGTTGTAAATGTGTAGCCTCGTGCAATTAATGTTTGACGCAGCTCCTCGGTATTATAAAGCTCACCATTATAAACAATTGTGTAATGCATTTTTGTCATAGGCTGCGCACCGCCTGCTACGTCAATGACCGCTAAGCGCCTGTGACCAAGCTGCACATGCTGCTCCGTCCAAATTGCCTGTGCATCAGGACCTCGATGTGCTAAAACATCCGTCATATGCTGTATTTGCTGCGTATCCTTCAGCACTTGCTGAAAGTTAACGATACCCGCAATTCCACACATTTTTCACACTCCTTCACGTATGTATATGTGAAATTTTGCGTTAGTAGAACAAAAAAAGAGCTACCCGTTTGGATAACTCTTTTGAAAGTTAACTAAATAACCCTGTCACGCTTCCCCATAAATTGCTGAAGAATTTGCCGATACCTTGGAAGAACAGTGAAATGCCGCTAGCACGCTCTACAGAGGCCGTTGTCACAACATCTACTGTTAGTTCCTCTCCATCGATAAAGCCATAATCTGTGCCTTCTGAGCGCTCTAATGTTGCTTTACCGACAACTGTACCTTGTTCCACTGCTGCCTCTAGCTCTTTTTTGGATAAATCTAGAACAGGTTTGTATAAATCCTTATCGCTTGTTTTAATCATGAAAGAAATTGGCTCTTTTGTAGCAATTGCTACATCGTCTGCCTTTCCTTTCGTCACTTTCACTGTTTTCTGCTCATCAAATGCATAATTAGCAGGTAATAGCTCTTGTTTTGTAAATTGACCGAAGCCATAATCAAATAGCTTTGCTGTTGCATCAAAGCGTGCTTTATAAGAGCCTACGCCGTTTGCGTCAACAGCTTTCATGACAACAGCAATAAGACGCGTACCATTACGCTCTGCTGTTCCTGTAAAGCAATGACCAGCAAATGTTGTAGTACCTGTTTTTAAGCCATCTACGCCTTCATAGGCATATACAAGCTCTGGCAACATGAAGTTCCAGTTTTCCATGTTAATTGCATCGCTTGTCCCTTCACGGAATGTCTTTTTTGCAATTTTAGATGTTTCTAAAACCTCCGGATGATCTTTTAACAAATGATAGGCTAATTTCGCTGTCGATTTAGCTGACATAACGTTTTCATCCTCTGCACCTGTACCAGATGGATGCATGCCGAATAAATCTGTATTATTTAAACCTGTAGAGTTAACGAATTTATAGCCTTCGAGCCCAAGCTCTTCTGCCTTTGCATTCATTAATTTTAAAAATTCCGTTTCTGTACCTGCAATTGTTTCAGCAATCGCCACTGTTGCTGCATTTGCTGAATAAATTGCCATCGCTTCATACAATTCACGAATTGTATAAGTACCATCTGCTCGTAGTGGTACATTACTTAATGCACGGTTTTGTGACATTTTATATGTGTAGTCTGTTACACGATATTCTTGCTCCCATGTCACTGTTCCTGCATTAATTGCATCCAACAATAAATACTCTGTCATCATCTTCGTCATACTTGCAATTCCTAATGATGTGTCTGCATTTTGCTCATATAAAATTTTTCCCGAATCTGCGTCAATTAAAATCGCTGCGTCTACCGTTAAACCTAAATCAGTTTCTGCCTTTGCTACGGGTACAGTTATTAGCATGCTAAATAACAAAACCGCCAGCGTAAGCACACTGATACTTTTCATACTTGCCTTTTTCACAAAGCTACCTCCACTAAATAGTTTCTCGTTCATAATTTTATCATAGAACATCAGTAAATGCGGTAAATATACAAAGAAAACACTCTGTTAACCTCAATTATTGACGTTAACAGAGTGAATTAGTTGCATTTTTTATTGATAGGAATAATTTGGCGCTTCTTTTGTAATTTGTACGTTATGTGGATGTGATTCACGAAGACCTGCTCCTGTCATGCGAACAAACTGTGCTTCCTCACGTAACGCTTGTAAATTAGCTGAGCCACAGTAGCCCATACCTGCGCGAATACCACCGATTAACTGGTGAATTGTATCTGCAAGTGGCCCCTTGTATGGAAGACGTCCTTCAATACCTTCTGGCACTAATTTTTTCGCATCCTCTTGGAAGTAACGATCTTTTGAACCTTTTTCCATTGCTCCAAGTGAGCCCATACCACGGTATACTTTAAAGCGGCGTCCTTGGAAGATTTCTGTTTCTCCTGGTGATTCTGAAGTACCTGCTAATAAAGAGCCTAACATTACGACATGTCCACCAGCAGCTAACGCTTTTACGATATCGCCAGAGTACTTAATACCACCATCAGCAATAATCGCTTTGCCGTATTCACGTGCTACTGAAGCAGCATCATATACCGCTGTAATTTGTGGTACACCTACACCTGCAACAACACGTGTTGTACAAATTGAACCTGGTCCAATCCCTACTTTGACAACATCAGCACCAGCTTCAAATAATGCGCGTGTACCTTCTGCTGTAGCAACATTTCCAGCAATAATTTCTAGCGCTGGGTAAGCCTCGCGAATCGATTTAATTGTATTCAATACACCTTGTGAATGACCGTGTGCTGTATCAATAACAATAATATCAACCTGTGCTTCCACAAGCTTTGCAATACGAGCCATTGTGTCGCTTGAAACACCTACTGCGGCTCCTACTAATAAACGTCCATGAACGTCTTTCGCAGCATTAGGGAATTCAATCACTTTTTCAATATCTTTAATTGTAATTAACCCCGTTAGCTTACCGCTCTCATCAACGATTGGTAATTTTTCAATTTTATATTGCTGTAAAATCTTCTCTGCATCCTCTAATGTTGTACCTTCAGAAGCTGTAATTAAGTCTTCCTTTGTCATTACATCGTCAATTTTTAAAGCATAATCCGAAATAAAACGTAAATCACGGTTTGTGATAATCCCTACTAATTTTTGGTCGTCCATATTGTTTACAATTGGAACACCCGAAATGCGGTATTTACCCATTAAATGCTCAGCATCAAAAACTTGGTGCTCTGGTGTTAAGAAGAATGGATTTGTAATAACGCCATTTTCAGAACGCTTTACTTTCTCTACTTCTTCAGCTTGTTCATCAATCGTCATATTTTTATGAATAATACCAATACCACCTTGGCGTGCCATTGCAATCGCCATTTTCGCTTCTGTTACTGTATCCATACCAGCGCTTATTAAAGGAATATTTAATTTGATTTTTGGTGTTAATTGTACTGATAAATCCACGTCTTTTGGTAATACTTCAGAATGTGCTGGGACTAATAGTACATCATCAAATGTTAATCCTTCTTTAGCAAATTTTGTTTCCCACATTTCGAAAATTCCTCCTAGGTAAAAGAATATTATTGTAAGGTTATCAACGTGCACTTATGGTGTCAAGGTATTAATAAAAGAAAAATAATTCAGACTATTAATTAACTGTCATTAGTGTAGGTTAAGGCTCTATCAAACAACAGTTAAAATTACGTAGCTATGTGAACTTTTATAACGGCTTTCCACCACCTGATAGGAGTATTAGCTATGGAATATAACTTTAATGGAGACTATCAGGAGTTTGCTTAGGAAAATGGACGCTAGTTTTCATTTTTTCCATACAACGACACCCTACTCTCACAGGGGCACTCTCAACGTAGCACAGCAGCATGAAGAAAATTATTTTACCTTTTAAAAATAATTAATAAGACCTTACTTCATAATTTGCAATATGAAATACTTGAACATTTAGTGTTTATGGCAAAGTCTATCGGCAAGTTTTTGTATTCTATCAGTAACTTTGATACTTCTATCGGCAAATAGTATCGCTTATACGAAGCGTCGTTCTACTCTCATAAGATTTTTCAACCATATTTTGTATTATGAGAGCTATCAAAAATAACTCGCCCATTTTAGGCAGAAATCCGCCCGATTATATATTGAACTCGCCCGTAAAACAACTTATTTGGCCCAATTTTATTAGCGAAGGGATGATTTTATATGCACAAAAAAACCACTGAATATTCAGTGGTCTCATTGTTGCGAAGCGATGTCCTACTCTCACAGGGGGAAACCCCCAACTACCATCGGCGCTAAAGAGCTTAACTTCCGTATTCGGTATGGGAACGGGTGTGACCTCTTTGCCATCATCACTTCACCGTATTAAATTGGAAAGAAATTATTCTTTCAAAACTGGATAAACGGTCATTGAAACAAGTTTAGAATGTGGTTAAGTCCTCGATCGATTAGTATTCGTCAGCTCCATGTGTCGCCACACTTCCACCTCGAACCTATCTACCTCATCGTCTTTGAGGGATCTTACTTACTTGCGTAATGGGAAATCTCATCTTGAGGGGGGCTTCATGCTTAGATGCTTTCAGCACTTATCCCGTCCATACATAGCTACCCAGCGATGCCGTTGGCACGACAACTGGTACACCAGCGGTATGTCCATCCCGGTCCTCTCGTACTAAGGACAGCTCCTCTCAAATTTCCTACGCCCACGACGGATAGGGACCGAACTGTCTCACGACGTTCTGAACCCAGCTCGCGTACCGCTTTAATGGGCGAACAGCCCAACCCTTGGGACCGACTACAGCCCCAGGATGCGATGAGCCGACATCGAGGTGCCAAACCTCCCCGTCGATGTGGACTCTTGGGGGAGATAAGCCTGTTATCCCCGGGGTAGCTTTTATCCGTTGAGCGATGGCCCTTCCATGCGGAACCACCGGATCACTAAGCCCGTCTTTCGACCCTGCTCGACTTGTAGGTCTCGCAGTCAAGCTCCCTTGTGCCTTTACACTCTACGAATGATTTCCAACCATTCTGAGGGAACCTTTGGGCGCCTCCGTTACCTTTTAGGAGGCGACCGCCCCAGTCAAACTGTCCGCCTGACACTGTCTCCTGCCCCGCTAAGGGGCATGGGTTAGAATTTCAATACAACCAGGGTAGTATCCCACCGACGCCTCCTTCGAAGCTGGCGCTCCGAGATCTCTGGCTCCTACCTATCCTGTACAAGTTGTACCAAAATTCAATATCAAGCTACAGTAAAGCTCCACGGGGTCTTTCCGTCCTGTCGCGGGTAACCTGCATCTTCACAGGTACTATAATTTCACCGAGTCTCTCGTTGAGACAGTGCCCAGATCGTTACGCCTTTCGTGCGGGTCGGAACTTACCCGACAAGGAATTTCGCTACCTTAGGACCGTTATAGTTACGGCCGCCGTTTACTGGGGCTTCAATTCATAGCTTCGCTTGCGCTAACCACTCCTCTTAACCTTCCAGCACCGGGCAGGCGTCAGCCCCTATACGTCACCTTACGGTTTTGCAGAGACCTGTGTTTTTGCTAAACAGTCGCCTGGGCCTATTCACTGCGGCTCTCATGCGCTTGCACGCTCAAGAGCACCCCTTCTCCCGAAGTTACGGGGTCATTTTGCCGAGTTCCTTAACGAGAGTTCTCTCGCACACCTTAGGATTCTCTCCTCGACTACCTGTGTCGGTTTGCGGTACGGGTACCTCCCACCTCGTTAGAGGCTTTTCTTGGCAGTGTGAGATCAGGAACTTCGTCCATACGGACTCGTCATCACAGCTCAACGTATCAGTGTGCGGATTTGCCTACACACACGCCTTACTGCTTGAACAGAGACAACCAACGCTCTGCTTACCCTACCCTCCTGCGTCCCCCCATTACTCAAACGGTGGGGAGGTAGTACAGGAATATCAACCTGTTGTCCATCGCCTACGCCTGTCGGCCTCGGCTTAGGTCCCGACTAACCCTGAGCGGACGAGCCTTCCTCAGGAAACCTTAGTCATACGGTGGACGGGATTCTCACCCGTCTTTCGCTACTCATACCGGCATTCTCACTTCTAAGCGCTCCACCAGTCCTTCCGGTCTGACTTCAACGCACTTAGAACGCTCTCCTACCACTGACATCGTAGATGTCAATCCACAGCTTCGGTGAATCGTTTAGCCCCGATACATTTTCGGCGCAGTGTCACTCGACCAGTGAGCTATTACGCACTCTTTAAATGATGGCTGCTTCTAAGCCAACATCCTGGTTGTCTAAGCAACGCCACATCCTTTTCCACTTAACGATTACTTTGGGACCTTAGCTGGTGGTCTGGGCTGTTTCCCTCTTGACTACGGATCTTATCACTCGCAGTCTGACTCCCGTGCATAAATATCCGGCATTCGGAGTTTGTCTGAATTCGGTAAAGCGAGATGCCCCCCTAGTCCAAACAGTGCTCTACCTCCGGTATTCTCTATCACGAGGCTAGCCCTAAAGCTATTTCGGAGAGAACCAGCTATCTCCAGGTTCGATTGGAATTTCTCCGCTACCCACAGCTCATCCCCGCACTTTTCAACGTGCGTGGGTTCGGGCCTCCAGTAAGTGTTACCTTACCTTCACCCTGGCCATGGGTAGATCACCTGGTTTCGGGTCTACGACAACGTACTCACTCGCCCTATTCAGACTCGCTTTCGCTGCGGCTCCGCTTTCTCAGCTTAACCTTGCACGTTATCGTAACTCGCCGGTTCATTCTACAAAAGGCACGCTATCACCCATTAACGGGCTCTAACTACTTGTAGGCACACGGTTTCAGGATCTCTTTCACTCCCCTTCCGGGGTGCTTTTCACCTTTCCCTCACGGTACTGGTTCACTATCGGTCACTAGGGAGTATTTAGCCTTGGGAGATGGTCCTCCCGGATTCCGACGGAATTTCACGTGTTCCGCCGTACTCAGGATCCACTCTGGAGGGAATGAACTTTCGATTACAGGGCTTTTACCTGCTCTGGCGGACCTTTCCAAGTCGCTTCATCTACTTCATTCCTTTGTAACTCCGTATAGAGTGTCCTACAACCCCAAAGAGCAAGCTCTTTGGTTTGGGCTTTTCCCGTTTCGCTCGCCGCTACTCAGGGAATCGAATTTTCTTTCTCTTCCTGCAGGTACTTAGATGTTTCAGTTCCCTGCGTCTGTCTTCCATACGCTATGAATTCACGTAAGGATACTATGCCATTAAACATAGTGGGTTTCCCCATTCGGAAATCCCCGGATCAAAGCTTACTTACAGCTCCCCGAGGCATATCGGTGTTAGTGCCGTCCTTCATCGACTCCTAGTGCCAAGGCATCCACCGTGCGCCCTTAATAACTTAACCTACAGCTTTCGATCTACATCGCAATACGGCGTCAACTACTTTCGCTCATTCAGTCACGTACAAAGGTACGCTCCTTCATTCTCTCAAGCAGTTTCCTTGTCTTGCTCGTATCTCGAAACCTTCTATTCGGCTTCCAATACACATCGTATGACGGCGTCAGCTTCATTCACTCCGTCAGTCACGTACTGAAGTACGCTCCTTCCATCGTTCAATCGCTTCCTTGTCCTACTCGTGTCTTGAAACCCTCATTGTTGTTAGTTACAACTTATTTCAGTAAAGAAATAAGATTTCAGAACTTACACGATCAATTACTTGATCTATTTTAAACTTGTTGCTTTCAATGTCGTTTTATCCAGTTTTCAAAGAACAATGGTTTGAAGTATTCATCAGTAGATGAACCTTCAAAACTGAACAGCAAGCCGTGAATGGTATCTCCTGTAGGAGATATTCCGAAAATATCCTTAGAAAGGAGGTGATCCAGCCGCACCTTCCGATACGGCTACCTTGTTACGACTTCACCCCAATCATCTATCCCACCTTCGGCGGCTGGCTCCAAAAGGTTACCTCACCGACTTCGGGTGTTACAAACTCTCGTGGTGTGACGGGCGGTGTGTACAAGGCCCGGGAACGTATTCACCGCGGCATGCTGATCCGCGATTACTAGCGATTCCGGCTTCATGTAGGCGAGTTGCAGCCTACAATCCGAACTGAGAACGGTTTTATCGGATTAGCTCCCCCTCGCGGGTTGGCAACCGTTTGTACCGTCCATTGTAGCACGTGTGTAGCCCAGGTCATAAGGGGCATGATGATTTGACGTCATCCCCACCTTCCTCCGGTTTATCACCGGCAGTCACCTTAGAGTGCCCAACTAAATGATGGCAACTAAGATCAAGGGTTGCGCTCGTTGCGGGACTTAACCCAACATCTCACGACACGAGCTGACGACAACCATGCACCACCTGTCACCATTGTCCCCGAAGGGAAAACCATGTCTCCATAGTGGTCAACGGGATGTCAAGACCTGGTAAGGTTCTTCGCGTTGCTTCGAATTAAACCACATGCTCCACCGCTTGTGCGGGCCCCCGTCAATTCCTTTGAGTTTCAGTCTTGCGACCGTACTCCCCAGGCGGAGTGCTTAATGCGTTAGCTGCAGCACTAAGGGGCGGAAACCCCCTAACACTTAGCACTCATCGTTTACGGCGTGGACTACCAGGGTATCTAATCCTGTTTGCTCCCCACGCTTTCGCGCCTCAGCGTCAGTTACAGACCAGAAAGTCGCCTTCGCCACTGGTGTTCCTCCAAATCTCTACGCATTTCACCGCTACACTTGGAATTCCACTTTCCTCTTCTGCACTCAAGTTCCCCAGTTTCCAATGACCCTCCCCGGTTGAGCCGGGGGCTTTCACATCAGACTTAAAGAACCGCCTGCGCGCGCTTTACGCCCAATAATTCCGGACAACGCTTGCCACCTACGTATTACCGCGGCTGCTGGCACGTAGTTAGCCGTGGCTTTCTAATAAGGTACCGTCAAGGTACAGCCAGTTACTACTGTACTTGTTCTTCCCTTACAACAGAGTTTTACGATCCGAAAACCTTCTTCACTCACGCGGCGTTGCTCCATCAGGCTTTCGCCCATTGTGGAAGATTCCCTACTGCTGCCTCCCGTAGGAGTCTGGGCCGTGTCTCAGTCCCAGTGTGGCCGATCACCCTCTCAGGTCGGCTACGCATCGTCGCCTTGGTGAGCCATTACCTCACCAACTAGCTAATGCGCCGCGGGCCCATCCTGTAGCGATAGCAGAACCATCTTTCAACTTTCAAACATGTGTTCAAAAGTATCATTCGGTATTAGCACCGGTTTCCCGGAGTTATCCCCATCTACAAGGTAGGTTGCCCACGTGTTACTCACCCGTCCGCCGCTAGCGTTACTTCGGTGCAAGCACCAAAGTAACGCCCGCTCGACTTGCATGTATTAGGCACGCCGCCAGCGTTCGTCCTGAGCCAGGATCAAACTCTCCATAAAAAGAATTTGAGTTAAGCTCAAATTGTATCTGCCGCTTTCGCTTTCGATACAGTAAAACATTTGCTGGCATCTTAATGATGTCCAAAATTGTGTTTCATCTATTAAATGAAACGTTTTATTCATTCACGTCTTGCTTGTTCAGTTTTCAAGGTTCATTTTTATATTTCAAGTGCTTCTCGCAGAAGCAACTTTTATATAATAACATGTCACATTTTTTAAGTCAACTACTTTTTGAAAATACTTTTTAGAAATGTTTTTCAAAAATTACTTATGCATTACTTGCGACTTCATAAATATTATCAGATATAAAATGAAAGGTCAATACTTTTTGAAAATAATTTTTCATCAAAGACTTTATTCGAAATTTCATTTATCGAAGATTACTTTTATCGCTTAACCTGACTAATCATACCCTTTCTTTTTCTCTCCCCTACATATGCTTAGCCGAATATTATTAACCAATCGGTTTCTAAAAATAAAGTTGCATTTGCTCTGACCTTTATCCCATTTATAAAAATAAGTTGTACGACAATATTAATAATGTTGTCGTACAACTAATAATCTAGTCTTCATTTTTTGTAATAACACGTGATATATAGAAGGAACGCACTGTTGCTAAATCAATAATTTCATCTGTTCTTGTAATTTTCACTAAAGGCCTTGTTGGTGCATACTTATTAATAAACATTACTTCTGCACGCTCTTTATTTGATAATTCAACCTTAGTACCGATTGGCAAATCAGCAACAATTGCAATTAATGCGTTGACAACCTTTATATCAAACTTTCCAAACTCAGACTCTTTAATCATCTCTATTACTTGGAATGTAGCTTTTTTCTCACTATAAAGTCGTTCACTTGTCATTGCATGATAAACATCGGCTACAGCGATAATTTGAGAGTAAATCGAAATATCTTCATTCTTAACTCCCTTTGGATAACCACTGCCATTTAATCTTTCATGATGTTGGAAGATAGCCTTCTTCATTTCTCCCTTTAATGCAGCTAAATCTTTTACCAAAACAAAGCTATGAACAGGATGTTGACGAATTTCTTTAAATTCCTGTGGTGTCAATTTGCTTGTTTTATCACGAATTTTAGCAGGTATTTTAGCCATTCCACAATCAGCTAATGTCCCAGCTATCGCCATTTGAATACAAATTCCTTTCTCATACCCTAGCTTTTGCGCCATGATTGAAGCAATCAATCCTGTCGCTATACAATGATGATATAAATAATCTTGGGGATTTGAGTAACTATTTAAATCAAATATATAGGAACGATCCTCAAGCACTTGTTCAATTAATGGAATGACCATGCCACGTATTTTCGTCATATCAATTTTTGCACCAGATTCCCAGTTGAAAAATTCCTTTTTGAATTGTTGAATAGCATCTGCATAAGCTTTTTCAAAGGATGCTACTCGCTCTATAAACTGTATAGAATTATTTTCAACAGTATCTACTGCTTTAATTTTTCCTGAAGTCTCCTGATATACAGGAACTAATTTGATATTAAATACATCTAGTATATGTAGATGTTCATATGTAATCTTTGTATCTTTAGAAATAATTGGATATTGCGTGTTTGCAAATATGTTATCTGCTATCATCTGTCCTACATTTAATTCTTTGACATTTATGTGAGTAGTCTCCAATTTAAAAACCACCTTTATGATGTGTACTTTCTCTCCATTGTAGCGTAACAATTTTTAGAAATATAGTAATAATTATATCCTAACTAATTTTTCTTTTGATTCGGTAAATAATTAATACCTTACTATATGAATAACAAATAAATTTATAATCAAAAAGCTGTAGAAAAGGTCAACATTTGTTTTCCTTTCTACAGCTCTGAAGGCTTATTCGTTTTCTGCTAGATTATCGTCCTCTGCTGCTTCATCACTGTCTTTTTCTACCTTTGCAACAGTTGCAACATATTCCTCTTCTGCCAGACGAATTAAACGGACACCTTGCGTGCTACGGCCAATAACTGAGATATCTTGTACGTCCATTCGTATTAACATGCCATTAATTGTAATTAACATAATATCCTCTGTACCATCTACAGCTTTAACCGCACACATTTTCCCGTTTTTTTCTGTAATTTGCATTGTTTTCAAGCCAACGCCACCGCGGCTTTGTAAACGATATTCTTGCTCTGGTGTACGCTTGCCATAACCTTTTTCTGTGACAACTAATATTTCCTGCCCTGGCTCAATAATTTCCATGCCCACTACATAGTCACCATCACGTAATTTAATACCACGCACACCCGCTGCTGAACGTCCCATTGATCGAATGTCTTCCTCTTGGAAGCGTACAAGCATACCGTCCTGTGTTCCAATAATAATTTGCTTTTTGCCGTCAGTTAAACGTACAGAAATTAAATCATCATCATCTCGTAGGCTAATGGCAATTAAACCGTTAGTACGAATATTAGAGAATTGTGATACCGGTGTACGCTTTGTAATACCTGTTTTCGTTGTAAAGATAAAGTAAGCATCATCTTCAAATGACTCTACGCGAATCATTGCTGTAACTTTCTCATCCTTTTCGATGTTTAGCAGGTTCACAATTGGTAAACCTTTTGCTGTACGCCCGAATTCAGGGATCTCATAGCCTTTAGCTCGGAATACTTTTCCTTTTGATGTAAAGAATAAAATTGTATCATGTGTTGATGTGAACAATAGATGCTCAACAAAATCATCTTCATTTGTGCCCATACCTTGCACACCTCGGCCACCGCGTTTTTGTGAACGGT belongs to Lysinibacillus louembei and includes:
- the guaB gene encoding IMP dehydrogenase, which produces MWETKFAKEGLTFDDVLLVPAHSEVLPKDVDLSVQLTPKIKLNIPLISAGMDTVTEAKMAIAMARQGGIGIIHKNMTIDEQAEEVEKVKRSENGVITNPFFLTPEHQVFDAEHLMGKYRISGVPIVNNMDDQKLVGIITNRDLRFISDYALKIDDVMTKEDLITASEGTTLEDAEKILQQYKIEKLPIVDESGKLTGLITIKDIEKVIEFPNAAKDVHGRLLVGAAVGVSSDTMARIAKLVEAQVDIIVIDTAHGHSQGVLNTIKSIREAYPALEIIAGNVATAEGTRALFEAGADVVKVGIGPGSICTTRVVAGVGVPQITAVYDAASVAREYGKAIIADGGIKYSGDIVKALAAGGHVVMLGSLLAGTSESPGETEIFQGRRFKVYRGMGSLGAMEKGSKDRYFQEDAKKLVPEGIEGRLPYKGPLADTIHQLIGGIRAGMGYCGSANLQALREEAQFVRMTGAGLRESHPHNVQITKEAPNYSYQ
- a CDS encoding HD-GYP domain-containing protein, with the translated sequence METTHINVKELNVGQMIADNIFANTQYPIISKDTKITYEHLHILDVFNIKLVPVYQETSGKIKAVDTVENNSIQFIERVASFEKAYADAIQQFKKEFFNWESGAKIDMTKIRGMVIPLIEQVLEDRSYIFDLNSYSNPQDYLYHHCIATGLIASIMAQKLGYEKGICIQMAIAGTLADCGMAKIPAKIRDKTSKLTPQEFKEIRQHPVHSFVLVKDLAALKGEMKKAIFQHHERLNGSGYPKGVKNEDISIYSQIIAVADVYHAMTSERLYSEKKATFQVIEMIKESEFGKFDIKVVNALIAIVADLPIGTKVELSNKERAEVMFINKYAPTRPLVKITRTDEIIDLATVRSFYISRVITKNED
- the asnB gene encoding asparagine synthase (glutamine-hydrolyzing), with the translated sequence MCGIAGIVNFQQVLKDTQQIQHMTDVLAHRGPDAQAIWTEQHVQLGHRRLAVIDVAGGAQPMTKMHYTIVYNGELYNTEELRQTLIARGYTFTTTSDTEVLLCAFIEWKEHCVEHLNGIFAFAVWDANEQSIYLFRDRLGVKPLFYTESMEGLLFGSEIKALLAHQAVRPIVTYEGLTAFLSIGPSRKPGTTVFKNIMELPPAHALRFNQNGIASWCYWDVTSKEHTDTLEQTIEHVRELTTDAIQRQLVSDVPLCTLLSGGLDSSIITAVAAQTLKDQLHTYSIDYEDNEQFFAKNDFQTTRDGYWINIMSQQFNTVHHEVIVKQEQLVAYLRQALQGKDYPSMVDIDSSLVLFGQEIKKDFTVALSGECADELFGGYPWFYNATPYFPWIRSSDERAQLLQEHWQKKLPLKDYLQQTYDDEIKKIPVTDKRQQLFYLNRQYFMQTLLERKDRMTMAAGLEVRVPFADHRLVDYVWNIPWEMKTIGGLEKGILRKSFEGILPQEVLYRKKNPYPKTYHPKYTNGVKKILQQRLENQNSILHELFDAQKLQELIQSSGSSFKVPWFGQLMAGPQLLAFLVQIDMWFEEYNIELVEH
- a CDS encoding D-alanyl-D-alanine carboxypeptidase family protein, yielding MKSISVLTLAVLLFSMLITVPVAKAETDLGLTVDAAILIDADSGKILYEQNADTSLGIASMTKMMTEYLLLDAINAGTVTWEQEYRVTDYTYKMSQNRALSNVPLRADGTYTIRELYEAMAIYSANAATVAIAETIAGTETEFLKLMNAKAEELGLEGYKFVNSTGLNNTDLFGMHPSGTGAEDENVMSAKSTAKLAYHLLKDHPEVLETSKIAKKTFREGTSDAINMENWNFMLPELVYAYEGVDGLKTGTTTFAGHCFTGTAERNGTRLIAVVMKAVDANGVGSYKARFDATAKLFDYGFGQFTKQELLPANYAFDEQKTVKVTKGKADDVAIATKEPISFMIKTSDKDLYKPVLDLSKKELEAAVEQGTVVGKATLERSEGTDYGFIDGEELTVDVVTTASVERASGISLFFQGIGKFFSNLWGSVTGLFS